One window from the genome of Paracoccus marcusii encodes:
- a CDS encoding DUF429 domain-containing protein, with translation MNILGIDFTSSPSRRKPITCLCCTLEGDHLLTRSLEEWSDFGAFNSALVQPGPWIAGIDFPFGQARRFVETAGWPSTWEGYVRHAGQLGRDGFREALEAYKENRAAGDKEHRRATDKQASSISPQKLYGVPVGLMFFEGAPRLLASGVTIPHLHAGDAQRIVVEAYPGLLARQFIGRRSYKNDARSKQTADQRQARHSLLHALREEAPARYGFGIIAPDNLCDDPGADHLDAFLCAVQAAWAWRQRDARFGAPDVVDPLEGWIADPHISDRPPAHQYPQPAVAVAHHPDSHELDDWATYGPKDAEISRLVSCLALEHGLRVREIEDLILQTLKDRLALKEKRPKS, from the coding sequence ATGAACATTCTCGGCATTGATTTCACAAGCAGCCCCTCTCGGCGCAAGCCGATTACTTGTCTTTGCTGCACACTGGAGGGAGATCATCTGCTCACGCGGTCCCTTGAGGAGTGGTCCGACTTTGGCGCGTTCAACTCAGCATTGGTACAGCCCGGGCCGTGGATTGCGGGAATTGATTTTCCCTTCGGTCAGGCCCGCCGATTTGTCGAGACTGCCGGCTGGCCATCGACTTGGGAGGGATATGTTCGACACGCGGGCCAGCTTGGTCGCGACGGCTTTCGCGAGGCATTGGAAGCGTACAAGGAAAACCGGGCTGCGGGTGATAAAGAGCATCGTCGTGCAACCGACAAGCAGGCGAGCTCGATTAGTCCACAGAAGCTTTACGGGGTGCCTGTCGGTCTGATGTTCTTCGAGGGTGCTCCCCGTCTTCTTGCTTCAGGCGTGACCATCCCCCACCTCCATGCCGGTGATGCGCAGCGTATCGTGGTTGAGGCCTATCCTGGCCTTCTGGCCCGTCAATTCATCGGTCGCCGTAGCTACAAGAATGATGCGCGCAGCAAGCAAACTGCAGATCAGCGGCAGGCTCGCCATAGCTTGCTTCATGCCCTGCGCGAGGAGGCGCCAGCCCGATACGGCTTTGGCATCATCGCCCCCGATAACCTGTGCGACGATCCCGGCGCCGACCATCTCGACGCTTTCCTCTGCGCCGTTCAGGCTGCTTGGGCTTGGCGGCAGCGTGATGCGAGGTTTGGCGCGCCGGATGTCGTAGACCCATTGGAAGGATGGATCGCCGATCCGCATATTTCCGATCGTCCTCCTGCGCACCAGTATCCTCAGCCTGCTGTTGCAGTGGCTCATCATCCAGACAGTCACGAACTGGATGATTGGGCGACCTACGGCCCCAAGGACGCCGAGATTAGCCGGCTCGTCAGTTGCCTCGCTCTGGAACATGGACTGCGGGTCCGCGAGATCGAGGATCTGATCCTGCAGACGCTGAAGGACCGGCTTGCATTAAAAGAGAAACGCCCGAAATCGTGA
- the hsdR gene encoding EcoAI/FtnUII family type I restriction enzme subunit R yields MSIHDETEADTRAERIDPILAAAGWGLNGSKVRREVICPGRIQSGGTRGKGLSADYVFIHKGQKLAVLEAKRAGVSHRSGVGQAKDYAERLGSRFAYASNGLSWYQIDMTTGTEANMALPFPTPDELWDRTFADHNEWRERFGAVDFETDGGKWELRYYQHKAVNAALEALAKGDRRILLTLATGTGKTSIAFQIAWKLFQSEWNLSGEPVRRPRILFLADRNILADQAYNSFSAFPNDAVTRIDPDTIRKNRGQPPKNASLFFTIFQTFMTGDGGPVYAQYPPDFFDFIVVDECHRGGAKDESEWRRLLEYFEPAAQLGLTATPKRKHNADTYAYFGEPVYTYALRDGIEDGFLTPFKVRQMASTIDEYVYDGSDDVLAGDVEAGERFAEGDFNTRIIIEERELSRVKEFMRQVDQRQKTLVFCATQDHAALVRDLINQVKDSANPNYCHRVTADDGAVGDQHLRDFQDNDKTVPTVLTTSQKLSTGVDARNIRNIVLMRPIRSMIEFKQIIGRGTRTYEGKDFFTIWDFVKAHQNFSDPEWDGEPLAPEPRGGPPTPPVGPGQGPDEPGEPEGGGTAEPPREKILVKLSDGTARKIQYIATTTYWSPDGKPMSAAQFLERLFGDLSGIVTSEDHLRGMWSDPDNREHLLEQLSDRGYDRDRLEDIRKLVDAPDSDLFDVLSYVLFTSQPKTRSERANDVRSSGIVDADGDLKDLLWAILGAYEVRGESELATKKLGTFLTARYGSVSEGKEKLGGLPVIRGAFRDLQASLYSN; encoded by the coding sequence ATGAGTATCCACGACGAAACCGAAGCCGATACCCGCGCCGAGCGTATAGACCCGATCCTCGCTGCGGCGGGCTGGGGGCTCAACGGCAGTAAGGTTCGTCGTGAAGTCATTTGCCCCGGTCGCATCCAGTCGGGTGGCACGCGCGGCAAAGGGCTGTCGGCCGATTACGTCTTCATCCACAAGGGCCAGAAGCTCGCCGTGCTGGAGGCCAAGCGCGCCGGCGTCAGCCACCGCAGCGGAGTGGGGCAGGCCAAGGATTATGCCGAACGATTGGGGTCGCGCTTTGCCTATGCCTCCAACGGGCTAAGCTGGTATCAGATCGACATGACCACCGGGACCGAGGCCAACATGGCCTTGCCGTTTCCTACGCCCGATGAGCTGTGGGACCGAACCTTTGCTGACCACAATGAGTGGCGCGAGCGGTTCGGAGCCGTGGACTTCGAAACGGACGGCGGCAAGTGGGAGCTGCGCTATTATCAGCACAAAGCCGTCAATGCTGCACTTGAGGCCCTGGCCAAAGGCGATCGTCGCATTCTGCTAACGCTGGCTACTGGTACCGGCAAGACCTCTATCGCATTCCAGATTGCCTGGAAGTTGTTTCAGTCCGAATGGAACCTGTCGGGTGAACCGGTTCGCCGTCCACGCATCCTTTTCCTAGCCGACCGCAACATCCTTGCTGATCAGGCATATAACTCGTTCAGTGCCTTCCCCAATGATGCCGTGACTCGGATCGACCCAGACACGATCCGCAAGAACCGTGGTCAGCCGCCCAAGAATGCCAGCCTTTTCTTTACGATCTTTCAGACCTTTATGACCGGCGATGGTGGGCCAGTTTACGCGCAGTATCCGCCTGACTTCTTTGACTTCATCGTCGTCGACGAATGCCACCGGGGCGGAGCCAAAGACGAAAGCGAATGGCGCCGGCTGCTTGAGTACTTCGAGCCCGCCGCTCAGCTTGGATTGACGGCCACGCCCAAGCGCAAACACAATGCGGACACTTATGCCTATTTCGGAGAGCCTGTTTATACCTACGCGCTGCGCGACGGGATCGAAGATGGTTTCCTGACGCCGTTCAAGGTCCGCCAGATGGCGAGCACCATTGACGAGTATGTCTATGACGGCAGCGACGACGTGCTGGCTGGCGACGTCGAAGCTGGCGAAAGGTTCGCGGAAGGCGACTTTAACACCCGGATTATCATCGAAGAGCGCGAACTGAGCCGTGTCAAGGAGTTCATGAGGCAGGTTGATCAGCGGCAAAAGACTTTGGTCTTCTGTGCCACCCAGGATCATGCTGCGCTTGTTCGAGACCTGATCAATCAGGTCAAGGATAGTGCGAATCCCAACTACTGCCACCGTGTCACTGCCGACGATGGCGCAGTCGGTGACCAGCACCTGCGAGATTTTCAGGACAATGACAAAACGGTCCCGACTGTTCTAACGACCTCTCAAAAGCTTTCGACCGGCGTTGATGCTCGCAACATTCGCAACATTGTCCTGATGCGCCCGATCCGATCCATGATCGAATTCAAGCAGATCATCGGGCGGGGAACGCGGACGTATGAGGGCAAGGACTTTTTCACGATATGGGATTTTGTGAAAGCGCATCAGAACTTCAGCGACCCCGAGTGGGATGGAGAACCGTTGGCACCGGAACCACGCGGTGGCCCCCCCACGCCGCCGGTTGGACCCGGGCAGGGACCTGACGAGCCGGGGGAGCCCGAGGGTGGAGGCACTGCCGAACCGCCACGTGAAAAAATTTTGGTGAAGTTGTCGGACGGCACGGCTCGGAAAATCCAGTATATCGCGACGACGACCTACTGGAGCCCGGACGGCAAGCCGATGTCAGCAGCCCAGTTCCTTGAACGTCTGTTTGGTGATTTATCTGGTATTGTGACCAGCGAAGATCATCTGCGGGGCATGTGGAGCGATCCTGACAACCGCGAGCATCTGCTTGAGCAGCTATCTGACCGTGGGTATGATCGCGATAGGCTGGAGGATATCCGAAAGCTGGTTGATGCGCCTGACAGCGATCTTTTTGATGTTCTCAGCTACGTCCTCTTCACCAGTCAGCCTAAGACGCGAAGCGAGCGTGCCAATGATGTGCGCTCATCGGGGATCGTCGATGCGGACGGTGACCTGAAAGACCTGCTTTGGGCCATTCTTGGTGCCTATGAGGTCCGAGGGGAAAGCGAGTTGGCAACCAAGAAGCTTGGAACGTTCCTCACCGCGCGCTACGGCAGTGTCAGCGAGGGCAAGGAAAAGCTTGGCGGGCTACCCGTAATACGGGGCGCATTCCGAGACCTGCAGGCATCGCTCTATTCAAACTAG